From a single Oncorhynchus tshawytscha isolate Ot180627B linkage group LG29, Otsh_v2.0, whole genome shotgun sequence genomic region:
- the LOC112227973 gene encoding collectin-12 isoform X1, with amino-acid sequence MPTDDFADEEEVQSFGYKRFGIQEGTQCTKCKNEWALKTSIALLYVLCTLLTIAVAVLGYKVVQKVDNVSEGIESYGGKIIAVETDLKKLDDQTGEKSENTTTEIQAFKNNIRALQRQLSEVAERSSSNRAALGRLQDSGLDMQGSQGSIQGLLDANTATLRSVNGTLRAYGGTMEGLQEDTARLQTELQEQVRQQSQALLSIGNLNLTQAQQRGLISALQRSVDDTSQAIQKIRNDFQSLEQTARQTKSDADWLKEKVQNLQVLASNASALAKSNNDSLEDVGSQLASLSGQLQNTSSLAENHDQTLREIMDQQRDHDNLTSSKFDQLEIRLDESEGSIDRVTGNISFTTQLLGAINLNLNELRTCAETVGRHSDYLSDLNATVSDVRSDATTLRSQQDDLVARLDKEVTSLSIIMEEMKLVDSKHSQLITNFTILQGPPGPRGPRGDKGPQGGAGQPGQKGEKGDTGGPGVQGLRGEKGFPGPPGIQGFKGQPGSRGNPGSKGSRGSGGRAGPPGANGEPGTAGLPGRDGQAGPQGPQGPSGDRGQVGPAGAQGPRGPVGPMGAPGPPGLPGLTARSAAAAAVPLVPFSMQSEAPAPTVSAPGCPQEWVGFRDKCYHFSKELHNFDDAKKSCDAQTASMVIINDNDEQKWLQKQTSGKGYFWMGLTDREEENAWRWLDGTEPAFSQWKPGQPDNWSHGHERGEDCAGLIHEGLWNDFFCEDLISYICEKAMEYPKNSRIIAPSVEGEETEEAWLSQRRYDEHH; translated from the exons GGATCCAGGAGGGGACCCAGTGCACTAAGTGTAAGAATGAGTGGGCGTTAAAGACCTCCATAGCACTACTCTACGTGCTGTGCACTCTACTCACCATCGCTGTGGCTGTCCTCGGGTATAAAG tgGTGCAAAAGGTTGACAATGTGTCCGAAGGTATCGAGAGCTATGGGGGGAAGATCATTGCTGTGGAAACAGACTTGAAAAAGCTAG ATGACCAGACTGGGGAGAAGTCGGAGAACACTACCACAGAGATCCAGGCCTTTAAGAACAACATCCGGGCTCTGCAGCGGCAGCTGTCTGAGGTGGCAGAGAGGAGCAGCAGTAACCGGGCGGCCCTGGGTCGTCTGCAGGATTCTGGCCTGGACATGCAGGGCAGCCAGGGCTCCATACAGGGTCTGCTGGATGCCAACACGGCCACGCTGAGGTCGGTCAATGGCACCCTGCGGGCCTACGGTGGCACCATGGAGGGTCTTCAGGAGGACACGGCTCGGCTGCAAACGGAGCTCCAGGAGCAGGTTCGGCAGCAGAGCCAGGCCCTGCTGAGCATCGGGAATCTTAACCTCACCCAGGCCCAACAGAGGGGCCTGATCTCGGCTTTGCAGAGATCTGTGGACGACACCAGCCAGGCCATCCAGAAGATCCGAAACGACTTCCAGAGCCTGGAGCAGACGGCCAGGCAGACGAAGTCGGACGCTGATTGGCTGAAGGAGAAGGTGCAGAACCTCCAGGTGCTGGCCTCCAACGCCTCTGCCCTGGCCAAGTCCAACAACGACAGCCTGGAGGACGTGGGATCTCAGCTGGCCTCGCTGTCTGGACAGCTCCAGAACACCTCCAGCCTGGCAGAGAACCACGACCAGACTCTTAGGGAGATCATGGACCAGCAGCGCGACCACGACAACCTCACCTCCTCTAAGTTTGACCAGCTGGAGATACGCCTGGACGAGTCAGAGGGGAGCATCGACCGTGTGACAGGCAACATCAGCTTTACTACCCAACTCCTGGGCGCCATCAACCTGAACCTCAACGAGCTGCGCACCTGCGCTGAGACAGTGGGGCGCCACTCCGACTACCTGTCCGACTTGAATGCCACTGTGTCGGACGTGAGGTCGGACGCCACCACACTGAGGTCGCAGCAGGACGACCTGGTGGCCCGCCTGGACAAGGAGGTCACCAGCCTCTCCATCATCATGGAGGAGATGAAGCTGGTAGACAGCAAACACTCACAGCTCATCACCAACTTCACCATCCTACAGg GTCCACCTGGTCCAAGAGGCCCGCGGGGAGACAAAGGACCCCAGGGAGGAGCCGGTCAGCCCGGTCAGAAAGGGGAGAAAGGGGATACGGGTGGGCCTGGGGTGCAGGGGCTCCGTGGAGAGAAGGGATTTCCAGGACCACCAGGAATACAAGGGTTCAAAGGTCAGCCAGGCTCACGGGGGAACCCAGGTTCAAAGGGCTCCCGAGGGTCAGGGGGCAGGGCAGGACCCCCGGGGGCGAATGGTGAGCCAGGCACTGCTGGGCTCCCTGGCAGAGATGGACAGGCCGGTCCTCAGGGGCCACAAGGTCCGTCGGGAGACCGAGGACAGGTGGGGCCGGCTGGGGCACAGGGACCCAGGGGACCAGTGGGGCCCATGGGGGCCCCAGGGCCACCTGGACTGCCAGGACTCACTGCCCgatctgcagcagcagcagcggtgcCTTTGGTCCCTTTCTCGATGCAGAGTGAGGCCCCCGCTCCTACTGTGTCGGCCCCAG GTTGTCCTCAAGAGTGGGTTGGCTTCAGAGACAAATGCTATCACTTCTCCAAAGAGCTGCACAACTTTGACGATGCAAAGAAAAGCTGTGATGCCCAGACTGCGTCAATGGTGATCATTAACGATAACGATGAACAG AAATGGCTGCAAAAGCAGACCTCTGGAAAGGGCTACTTCTGGATGGGTctgacagacagggaggaggagaatgCATGGCGCTGGCTGGATGGAACCGAACCTGCCTTCTC GCAGTGGAAGCCAGGACAGCCAGACAACTGGAGCCACGGgcacgagagaggagaggactgcgCTGGCCTTATCCACGAGGGACTGTGGAATGATTTCTTCTGTGAAGATCTCATCAGCTACATCTGCGAGAAAGCCATGGAGTATCC CAAAAACTCCAGGATTATAGCACCCTCTGTGGaaggagaagaaacagaggagGCATGGTTGAGTCAGAGGCGGTATGATGAGCATCATTAG
- the LOC112227973 gene encoding collectin-12 isoform X2 → MKDDFADEEEVQSFGYKRFGIQEGTQCTKCKNEWALKTSIALLYVLCTLLTIAVAVLGYKVVQKVDNVSEGIESYGGKIIAVETDLKKLDDQTGEKSENTTTEIQAFKNNIRALQRQLSEVAERSSSNRAALGRLQDSGLDMQGSQGSIQGLLDANTATLRSVNGTLRAYGGTMEGLQEDTARLQTELQEQVRQQSQALLSIGNLNLTQAQQRGLISALQRSVDDTSQAIQKIRNDFQSLEQTARQTKSDADWLKEKVQNLQVLASNASALAKSNNDSLEDVGSQLASLSGQLQNTSSLAENHDQTLREIMDQQRDHDNLTSSKFDQLEIRLDESEGSIDRVTGNISFTTQLLGAINLNLNELRTCAETVGRHSDYLSDLNATVSDVRSDATTLRSQQDDLVARLDKEVTSLSIIMEEMKLVDSKHSQLITNFTILQGPPGPRGPRGDKGPQGGAGQPGQKGEKGDTGGPGVQGLRGEKGFPGPPGIQGFKGQPGSRGNPGSKGSRGSGGRAGPPGANGEPGTAGLPGRDGQAGPQGPQGPSGDRGQVGPAGAQGPRGPVGPMGAPGPPGLPGLTARSAAAAAVPLVPFSMQSEAPAPTVSAPGCPQEWVGFRDKCYHFSKELHNFDDAKKSCDAQTASMVIINDNDEQKWLQKQTSGKGYFWMGLTDREEENAWRWLDGTEPAFSQWKPGQPDNWSHGHERGEDCAGLIHEGLWNDFFCEDLISYICEKAMEYPKNSRIIAPSVEGEETEEAWLSQRRYDEHH, encoded by the exons GGATCCAGGAGGGGACCCAGTGCACTAAGTGTAAGAATGAGTGGGCGTTAAAGACCTCCATAGCACTACTCTACGTGCTGTGCACTCTACTCACCATCGCTGTGGCTGTCCTCGGGTATAAAG tgGTGCAAAAGGTTGACAATGTGTCCGAAGGTATCGAGAGCTATGGGGGGAAGATCATTGCTGTGGAAACAGACTTGAAAAAGCTAG ATGACCAGACTGGGGAGAAGTCGGAGAACACTACCACAGAGATCCAGGCCTTTAAGAACAACATCCGGGCTCTGCAGCGGCAGCTGTCTGAGGTGGCAGAGAGGAGCAGCAGTAACCGGGCGGCCCTGGGTCGTCTGCAGGATTCTGGCCTGGACATGCAGGGCAGCCAGGGCTCCATACAGGGTCTGCTGGATGCCAACACGGCCACGCTGAGGTCGGTCAATGGCACCCTGCGGGCCTACGGTGGCACCATGGAGGGTCTTCAGGAGGACACGGCTCGGCTGCAAACGGAGCTCCAGGAGCAGGTTCGGCAGCAGAGCCAGGCCCTGCTGAGCATCGGGAATCTTAACCTCACCCAGGCCCAACAGAGGGGCCTGATCTCGGCTTTGCAGAGATCTGTGGACGACACCAGCCAGGCCATCCAGAAGATCCGAAACGACTTCCAGAGCCTGGAGCAGACGGCCAGGCAGACGAAGTCGGACGCTGATTGGCTGAAGGAGAAGGTGCAGAACCTCCAGGTGCTGGCCTCCAACGCCTCTGCCCTGGCCAAGTCCAACAACGACAGCCTGGAGGACGTGGGATCTCAGCTGGCCTCGCTGTCTGGACAGCTCCAGAACACCTCCAGCCTGGCAGAGAACCACGACCAGACTCTTAGGGAGATCATGGACCAGCAGCGCGACCACGACAACCTCACCTCCTCTAAGTTTGACCAGCTGGAGATACGCCTGGACGAGTCAGAGGGGAGCATCGACCGTGTGACAGGCAACATCAGCTTTACTACCCAACTCCTGGGCGCCATCAACCTGAACCTCAACGAGCTGCGCACCTGCGCTGAGACAGTGGGGCGCCACTCCGACTACCTGTCCGACTTGAATGCCACTGTGTCGGACGTGAGGTCGGACGCCACCACACTGAGGTCGCAGCAGGACGACCTGGTGGCCCGCCTGGACAAGGAGGTCACCAGCCTCTCCATCATCATGGAGGAGATGAAGCTGGTAGACAGCAAACACTCACAGCTCATCACCAACTTCACCATCCTACAGg GTCCACCTGGTCCAAGAGGCCCGCGGGGAGACAAAGGACCCCAGGGAGGAGCCGGTCAGCCCGGTCAGAAAGGGGAGAAAGGGGATACGGGTGGGCCTGGGGTGCAGGGGCTCCGTGGAGAGAAGGGATTTCCAGGACCACCAGGAATACAAGGGTTCAAAGGTCAGCCAGGCTCACGGGGGAACCCAGGTTCAAAGGGCTCCCGAGGGTCAGGGGGCAGGGCAGGACCCCCGGGGGCGAATGGTGAGCCAGGCACTGCTGGGCTCCCTGGCAGAGATGGACAGGCCGGTCCTCAGGGGCCACAAGGTCCGTCGGGAGACCGAGGACAGGTGGGGCCGGCTGGGGCACAGGGACCCAGGGGACCAGTGGGGCCCATGGGGGCCCCAGGGCCACCTGGACTGCCAGGACTCACTGCCCgatctgcagcagcagcagcggtgcCTTTGGTCCCTTTCTCGATGCAGAGTGAGGCCCCCGCTCCTACTGTGTCGGCCCCAG GTTGTCCTCAAGAGTGGGTTGGCTTCAGAGACAAATGCTATCACTTCTCCAAAGAGCTGCACAACTTTGACGATGCAAAGAAAAGCTGTGATGCCCAGACTGCGTCAATGGTGATCATTAACGATAACGATGAACAG AAATGGCTGCAAAAGCAGACCTCTGGAAAGGGCTACTTCTGGATGGGTctgacagacagggaggaggagaatgCATGGCGCTGGCTGGATGGAACCGAACCTGCCTTCTC GCAGTGGAAGCCAGGACAGCCAGACAACTGGAGCCACGGgcacgagagaggagaggactgcgCTGGCCTTATCCACGAGGGACTGTGGAATGATTTCTTCTGTGAAGATCTCATCAGCTACATCTGCGAGAAAGCCATGGAGTATCC CAAAAACTCCAGGATTATAGCACCCTCTGTGGaaggagaagaaacagaggagGCATGGTTGAGTCAGAGGCGGTATGATGAGCATCATTAG